The DNA window TTCATGTCTTTGCGGTAAATCGTGGTTTCAAATGAGATGTCATCTGTCAATTGCTGCTGCAATCCGATTTCATATTGAACCGTCCGTTCCGGTTTCAAATTCGGATTCCCGATCCGCGTTCCTTCCACACTGTACTGGTTGTAATGAGGCAGCACAGGATTCTGGTACATTTTTTCATAGCTGGGCGTCTGAAAAAAATGCCCGTAGGAAAGCCGAAGGGCCCCTCGATCAGAAATCGGGAATGACAGTCCGAAACGGGGACTTAACTGCCACTTGGGTTTTGCCTGAATGTAATATCGCGGGTCACCAACCAGCTCCGGATAGACTTTCGAGTAATCGGGACAATAGCGGTCCCGGGGGAAATAAAAATCCAGGCGAAGCCCCGCATTCAAGACAATTTCACCCATTTCCAATTTGGTTTGAATATAGGAGGCCCCTTCGCGTGGAGAACGTACATAATTGACATAAAACTGCTGATCTCTGGCACTATCCGGACTCGCTTCCCGGAGCCGGACATGACCATGTTCAAAATGCGCTGTTGAATCCCTGAAAAAATTATAGGTAAGATCATATTCTTCTATTTCTTTTCGCGCAAAGGGAAACTGCAGTTCCTCGTATCCGAACACCTCCCGCATGGGAGCTTTTTTGTAATGGAATCGGCTGAATTTTGCCTCGTATCCGGCTTTAAGTTCCACAATTTTATTAATCTGCCAGGTGATATCCCCATTGGTCAAATGGATCTTCTGATCAAACCAATTTCGTCCCCAGTCATCAAATCCCCCCATATCATAACCCGTAATAACGCCGGGATCCCAGGCATTTGCGGCATTTTGCTGATAGCGCGGATCGTTGGCGCTTTCATACATAAATGATTTGCTTTGAGTGGATTGATAGGAATAACGGATATTATAGAAAACATTTTTTAACGGCACATGGGTAAAAACGAACATGTGCGTTGTTCCTTCATTAAAATGCTGCCCCTTTCCATCGGGACAAAATTTCCAATGGTTGCTAAAGCTTTTTCCGTGGGAATAATTATGAAACATATTATAGGAAAGCGTCATTGAGCTTTTGGGCTGATAAACAAACTTTACATTGAAATTATACGAGTTGCTCCAATTCATCGGAATAATCTTGCCGTCCCCGGTGTGCAGGGAATCTGGAATCTTGATTAACAAGGGATCTTCGGGATCAAAAATGGCCCGATACCACTCACGATAGACCAGAATTTCCCATCCATCCTTTGGCCGGAACCTCCGTTGCCCATTGAGCCACCCCTTTGAACCCACAATGCGGCCATTGACAAAAAAACCTAATTTGCCGATTTTGCTCATCCCGGGAACGGGCCCGCTCAGAGAAAATTTCGTTTCTTTTTCTGCAAGAGGATCGTACTTATTGAGGCCGATGTACATGGGTTCGTGAGGCGCATAATAGCCTCCGGTAATGGCTTCCACGGAGGCATGATATGTTTTTTCAGGAACTTTTGTAATCACATTAATCACACCGGATTGTGCCGAACCATACTCTGCATTAAAGGTTCCGGTAATCACCTGCAGTTCCTGAATAAAATTATTTTCTACCGCCACATTCGACCCTCCCCCCTGACTGAAGGAATTACTCACAGGCATTCCGTCGATCATGTAAGCCACTTCCCGGCTGCGCCCTCCACGAAAGTGCAAAGCCCCCCCTGCATCGCTGACAACACCGGCCTGCATCTGTACCAATTCGCTCACATTGGACACCGGCAGGGCTTCAATCTCTTCTTTGCTCACATAGGCTGAGGTACTGGTCCGGTCAAACTCAACCGGCTCCCGCCCGGCTACAATCGTTACGGCCTTTCCCTGAATGGCCTGCGGCAGGAGTTTTGCATTTATCTTTGTGGTCCGGTCTGTAAATACGCGTACATTTTCCACTCGTAATTTTTGGTATCCGATCATCTGAAAACGAAGTGTGTATGTTCCGGGAGCTACGTGCAAAATCAGATACCTGCCATTGGCATCGGCAGCGGCACCCCGATTCGTCCCTTCGATGATAACGTTTGCACCTGGAAGCGGATCACCGGTAGATTTATCCTTAATTACACCGGATATTTTACCCGTTGTCCCGGCCAAAACCAGTTGAGAAGAAATTAGAAGAGCAAAAAAGGCGAGAAAAATGAAAAGGGGAACCGTACTCTTCCGAATTTTTTTTCCGTTACAACTTACCATAGTGCTGCCCTCAATTAACATGACAATTTAGACACTTGTTTGATATCGTAGAATCTATTCGTTGTAAACACCGGATACGCCCCCGAAAATGCTCCGGTGAAACCCAAAACTCCGGATTTTAAGCGGGTAAAAAATACCCCTCTATTTGCCGGGTTGTATTTATCATTCTATTTCCCCGCATTGATAGGTATCGTTTACAACAGGATACTCATGAACAGCATAAAGAGGAGATTATTCTTAGGAAGAGGTACTCTAAAGACAACTGAAATCGTTCGCAGGATTCAATCTCCGATTAATTCATATTATTTATTTATGATTTTAGGGATAAAGAATCTTAACTGATTAATCCGTGCAATTGGCATCAGGGATGCGGTTTTACTTCTTTGCCCCTGACTTCTGAATTCTAAAAATCCATTTCAATCTTGGAAACCGAAAAAAAAGTTTTTATATGAATAAATCTTGGAAAGATTTCCGCCTTTATTTCCCGGCGAATTGCCGTTGAGGAACAGGTTAATTATTTCAGTTATATGAATACGCAAATGTTTGCGACAAACGTTGTAGAAATATACAAAACGGGATTTTCATTGTCAAGTATTTTTTTTGGAAGAGGAGAAAAAATTTACCACGGCGAGAAAGGTTTGTTTATTTTTTTAATATATCCTCAAGAAAATTCAATGAGTTCTGTCCCGAGAAAAAAATTCGGGCAACCCAATGATTTCTTCAACTCAGTCGTTTTGCTGCAGTTCAATCAATCATGCCTTGTGAAAAACGTTCAAACCGAACAGACAAACCGCACGTACGACCGGCACAACACCCGTCGTTTTGATTTTAAGCCCGCCTCTGAAAAATGAAGCACCATTCATCCGTTTTCCGAATCCGGGTTAAAAAACTGCTTGCGTCAAATAAATTTTCTCATTACTTTTCTAACAATCCTGCCTCTCAATGAACTGTTTGTTTTTCAAAATAGCCTTTGAGCGAAAATGCTCCCTAATATGGAGAGTGTGTCATTGTGATTTTCCGGAAGGTCTTACACTGTTTGTTCACGGTCCTGGAAATGAAATCCCGGCTTCTTATTTTCTTCCTGATTCTCTTTGCAGGAGCGATTTCTTGCAGCCGGCCTAATTTCACGGGAAAGCCCTCTGCTCATGATCTTCAGTTCAAACAGCTTTCCCGTACCTGGGACGACGGC is part of the Calditrichota bacterium genome and encodes:
- a CDS encoding TonB-dependent receptor → MVSCNGKKIRKSTVPLFIFLAFFALLISSQLVLAGTTGKISGVIKDKSTGDPLPGANVIIEGTNRGAAADANGRYLILHVAPGTYTLRFQMIGYQKLRVENVRVFTDRTTKINAKLLPQAIQGKAVTIVAGREPVEFDRTSTSAYVSKEEIEALPVSNVSELVQMQAGVVSDAGGALHFRGGRSREVAYMIDGMPVSNSFSQGGGSNVAVENNFIQELQVITGTFNAEYGSAQSGVINVITKVPEKTYHASVEAITGGYYAPHEPMYIGLNKYDPLAEKETKFSLSGPVPGMSKIGKLGFFVNGRIVGSKGWLNGQRRFRPKDGWEILVYREWYRAIFDPEDPLLIKIPDSLHTGDGKIIPMNWSNSYNFNVKFVYQPKSSMTLSYNMFHNYSHGKSFSNHWKFCPDGKGQHFNEGTTHMFVFTHVPLKNVFYNIRYSYQSTQSKSFMYESANDPRYQQNAANAWDPGVITGYDMGGFDDWGRNWFDQKIHLTNGDITWQINKIVELKAGYEAKFSRFHYKKAPMREVFGYEELQFPFARKEIEEYDLTYNFFRDSTAHFEHGHVRLREASPDSARDQQFYVNYVRSPREGASYIQTKLEMGEIVLNAGLRLDFYFPRDRYCPDYSKVYPELVGDPRYYIQAKPKWQLSPRFGLSFPISDRGALRLSYGHFFQTPSYEKMYQNPVLPHYNQYSVEGTRIGNPNLKPERTVQYEIGLQQQLTDDISFETTIYRKDMKDLLGIEILTLSNASTFYRYVNKEYGNSSGFTIAFNQGIKNRWVSSRIDYTYMIAKGSASNPEILRDISVVAGPRSGSYNLAIRKINYLDWDQRHTLNASVTIHPTPNMNISAIGQIGSGLPYTPATLDPSIELPGGLWDNQGRKPTRWNVDMMFSQAFHFGNLRVMAMVRAFNVFNHLNENRVHSVTGHAGPDAYLPEVGKKRYYRLKYLGEFTKNEADYDPSWYSRPRLVQFGLQIGF